From Cucumis melo cultivar AY chromosome 1, USDA_Cmelo_AY_1.0, whole genome shotgun sequence, a single genomic window includes:
- the LOC103500045 gene encoding uncharacterized protein LOC103500045, with protein sequence MSLACLVCNSVESPSHSFRSYSVSSSDNEGRCSAMANCLIWRPSFPPTHHPSYAASAKVTPQPTISNSNVMDGTPRLVRSRAVKRDLVRDWNFDEVVVVQH encoded by the coding sequence ATGAGCCTGGCATGTCTTGTATGCAATAGCGTAGAGAGCCCTTCACACTCGTTCAGGAGCTATTCGGTTTCGAGTTCAGACAATGAGGGAAGATGTTCTGCAATGGCCAACTGCCTAATATGGAGACCATCTTTTCCTCCAACACACCACCCGTCATATGCAGCATCAGCCAAGGTAACTCCCCAACCAACCATTTCCAACAGCAATGTAATGGATGGAACGCCAAGGTTGGTGCGGAGCCGGGCAGTAAAAAGGGACCTGGTACGAGACTGGAATTTCGATGAGGTGGTTGTAGTTCAGCATTAG